Within the Periophthalmus magnuspinnatus isolate fPerMag1 chromosome 7, fPerMag1.2.pri, whole genome shotgun sequence genome, the region atttttgaaaagtcACAAATTTCACAGATTTCATTTCTTATGATTAATTTAGTCCAGTTTCAAACcactatttttgtttcattatgaCTGAgactaaagctgcactatgaaacttttctggatacatctgcttgtctccatgtaggtGTTACAgcctttccctggaatgttccatagtataaatgtaaacttttctatctccatggagacagccaagttacaagtcagatctgtgcagaggcaagCCCAGTAACAGGATGGATGTTGTTCCATGTATTTCATGTGTAATTCTAAACAggcagatatgtttaatgccaaacttcaTCATCATTTTAATGCATGATGTATTTGGCCTTTAGACTCAGAGTTAATATAACCTTTGTGCCGTcacaggtggagcaggagaagtTTTGATGATtcatgaattttaaaaaaatgaatacctcaaattcatttatttcacacCAGGGATCAGCCAATAAGACTCAGTGCTTATTTTAGAGAGAgctaacatacatgaccattcacacagacagtggctccctcttttctgcatcactcgaggagaaacaaaaactaaaacacaactctgcccactccagtccatctttcccacaatcagggaataacttagctccataaaatgcttctttataaacgaaaaatatatatttatagaacTGTACACTGTATCTATACAGCATAAGTGCATTTCATTGAGATCGAGATATTGTAGAGTTCACTCTTGGGATTTGTCATGGAAGATAAGAGAGGCTCAGATCAGACCCTTCATTGCACAGTGGAGTGGAGCCCCCTGCTGGACAGACAGGGTGTTGTAGGAGAGGTTTGGGTCAAGGGTCCAGGTTCGATGTTCTGGTAGATTCAGTCTTCAGCAGCAATAatctgaggaaaaaaacaagaaataataGATGTTGACATcacctgtgcatgtgtgtgactTCTACACATGTCTGTGAACATTTATAGATGTTTCACTGTCACATTTATGCCTTGtgtcaggtcacatgactcaccTGTGTGTGATCTGGGGCTGAGGCCAAACTGTAAATGTCAGATGTGCTCTGGACCTGTTGCTCCAGGAACTCCTCGTACTCCCTGTCCCCCTGCAACAATAAAGGACATGTCTCAGTCAATAATGAAGCTGGCTGTACTTGACACTCATCTCCCCTGGACGTTCCTTCACagtatatattcatattttcacagctgtacagttgtagtagtagtagtctttgTATCAGGGCCTGAGCGTGAGACTTTCAGTAGTAATTCTAAATAAATTATCCAATCTCTAgttattaaataaaacacatttgaatacaaaatcatgttgctcctccttttGCTGAACAGGACCATGGCAGTGACCACTCAGGGCCACTCTGTGAAGGTTCAACCAATGCACACATTGCATCAGTTTGAAGCGAGGACCATGCAACCAAAATCAAACAGGTGTAAACAGGagcttgcctggaatgtgttGTATCATGCATTTTACAATGACAGTTCACTTTCTGTATCATGTATTATATATTCTTACTGTTGGCTAGTCTGTCCACAGCGCTGAGAACTTGACTGTGTTCTGATTGTGTCCTTTCTGGATTATAATTCTGATTTCTACAGAATATGGAAGTCATGACCAAAGTACAATGTTGATTTTGTGGGCACAGCTTTTTCCAGTGAAATCTGTCAGACCCGCCCTCGCTCTGAGCTCAGATTTAAGGCTCAGCTTTGGGTCCCAATCCTCAGTTTCTGCGCCAGTGTCCAACCAGCGTCAAACCAGCATCTCAGTGCCACAGGACAGCACCAGCCTCCAGGTGAGACCAGAGAAATGAGTTTGATAAAGATGGAAAAGCTTCACAGAATGTACACTCACTCTGACCTGTGTTTGTGTAGAATCATGAGCTGCAACTTCATCAGCACCAACCAGGAGCTGCGCACTGGAGAGTACATCAAGAGTGTCAACAATGAGTACTACGCCATACTGCAGGTCAGTACTACAGTCAGAACTACAGACAGTACTACATTCAGATCCAGAGTCCCTGACCCTGTCttccctgcccctcctcctcagaaTGACAGTAATCTGGTGGTGTACAGGCGTGGTCATGGGGCAGTGTGGGCCACAGGGACAGTGGACTCCTCTGCAGTACGCCTGGTGCTGCAGTCTGATGGGAACCTGGTCATGTTTGACTCGGACAAGAGAGTGGTTTGGCAAAGCGACACTACTGCGGAGCCCCCCTCCTCCAGGATGAGACTGACCATCACCAACCAGGGCTCTCTGCTCCTGGACAATGACGGAGACGCCATCTGGAGCTCCGCCTGCTCGGCCAAAGACAAGACAAAGTAAAGTTTGCTCTGATGACATGGGCCTTGTCTGAAGTGTTTaaataacacaacaaacactttttaaacagCACTGCTTTGCACTGTGTTAAATGAAAGAAAGATAAGAtgtgttaaatgccatattgtggaacatttcaggaaaaagcaataacatctccaaggagacattCTCTAGAAAGAACCAAGCCACAACAGTGGTATATatgataaagatatttattgatgatatgGACAAATGTGGTGGCTGGGTCAGTCTCAGGCGTTAGTccacctcatctctcctctgaaGATGGTGAGGTCTTCTTCAGTAAAACTAAATGGTAACACTACAGAGCCCATAAAGTCCccctttttatatatatcttCTGCACACAAGATCTTGTTTTACATGCTTCGAGTTTGACATCTTGGGACTtgttaaacatgacaaaatgcaGGGAAAATTGATTTCTGACCATTCAATGATATAGAAAAAAgacatttgttattttaaaaaagtggtAAAATTGACATGTGATGTCTGAAATTGAAAATACATAAGATAAActtcttgtgtttttaaatacagttGATGTCACAGCTGTATTCATCAGTCTCTTTGTACAGTGGGACAAAGGAATTAGGTaataatttaattgtttttttaaacatacactTGAAAGGAGGGGACATTTTCTCACTTTCATTACAGCACTAATGATGACCTCCCCATGACACATTCATCTTTTAGTAGTACGACTATTAGCAACTAAATACAGACAATTCAATATTCCTCACATCATAAACCGTTATGATAAACCGTTAAACCCCACATCATAAACGTTATTAAATACATAAGGATGAAAGTAAAGATATAATGTGGATATAAAGCATAATGTGGGACCTTTCACTATTATTGCAGAGCAGAAATGGTGGAGTACAGTGGAGTGTcttgagtttgtgctgcagagtAGACCACTGCCTCAGCCTGACTGTGGAGGGCGCTGTTTCTGCTGGAGTGTGTCACCTCAAAGTACAGCGTCCACCTGCACAGATGAGGCACAGGTTTGTTCAGTTGATGCtgtatttgtgttgtgtgtcctgaTGGGGGCGATATAACTGTGTGTGCTCTGCTGATCTCAGCtgtgagcagaggtgggcagaaTAGACACAAATTCTAGTGGTccaaattactcaagtaagagtaaaaagtatttgagagaCAGTAATATTCAAGTAAGAATAACtgatttaacattaaaataatgaaataaaacacaatctctggtattttcaaaggagatagcacaaaaatttgaaaaactaaatcatatttgaaggagATATGCAGatttttgaaaaacagaacgTAATTGCTGCTAAAGCCTAGAGTGACTTTAACTTACCGTACTCTTCTCTTATTGATAATAATGAGCTGTATCATCTTCCCCAAAACACTCATGGTTTGACACGTAGCACTTTcaactgtggcattaaacagaaGACCTGTGCAGCCCTTTACCAGGAAGAAGACACTGCAAATTGTTTGGAAATATGACTTCTGGGTGACTGTAACGTTTGTATTCTCTGTGATGCAGTAGCACATGAGCCCAAGACCAATGTTCTCTTGGGCAACAAAGCTTACCTTACATTTCCCAGAGTTCCTCTTTTATAGTgtctggtcacatgactcaccTGTGTGTGAGCTGGAGCTGAGGCCAAACTGTAAACGTCAGAACCCCAGTCAGATGTGCTCTGGACCTGTCGCTCCGGCACCTCCTCGTACTCCCTGTCCCCCTGCAACAATACACTAGGTATTATAAGGCTACTGGATATATTCTCCAACTTTTTggcataaattaaaaataaaaaaataattatatatatatataacaaaccACATATGcaatacatacatttatgtTAAACTCATTCaaaatgtccagtgtttttgctTCCAGATAATGAGACTAGGTAAGGTTTTATTATGAATGTAATACTGGTAGAACATATGGCACATGAATTCAGCTGGTTACACAAAGTGTAATTAGTTTCTATTCTGTTATTAAATCTTTTTAGTTGTGGTTGGATATATAcactgaaaccagaagtttacatacactatataaaaagtcacatacatttttttttctctcactgtctgTCATGAAATCAGCCTTAACTTTTCCTCTTTTAGGTCAAATAGAATCACCAAAATTATTTccatttgctaaatgtcagaataatgggagatggatttttatttacaatttttcattactttcttcaaagtcagatgtttacattaatttcattagtatttggcaccattgcctttaaactgtatgacttgggtcctGAGAGAAATGGTGTAACTGatccaagtttgtaggccacctTGCTCACACATTTCTTTgtcaataggactgagatcagggctttgtgatggccactccaaaacactgactttgttattcttaagccactttgtaaccagtttggtagtatgcttcaggtcattgtccatttggaaaacCCATTTGatcccaagctttaacttcctggctgatgtctaatgtcctttcctcatgatgtcatttattttgtgaagtgaccagtccctcctgcagcaaaacaaccccacaacatgaagCTGCTACCtctgtatttcacagttaggatggtgttctcaggcctGTAAGCGTCCACCTtgttcctccaaatgtaactcattatggccaaacagtaaaatgtttctccagatccacaaagagaaggcattcgaccgtgtccctcgtggtgccctttggggggtgctctgggagtatggggtccggggctctttgctaagggctgtccggtccctgtatgaccggagcaggagctgtgttcgcattgccggcagtaagtcagacctgttcccggtgcatgttggactccgccagggctgccctttgtcaccggttctgttcattatatttatggacagaatttctaggtgcagccaggggccggagggggcctggtttgggaaccacaggatttcatctctgctgtttgcagatgatgttgtcc harbors:
- the LOC117374164 gene encoding B-type lectin plumieribetin-like, with product MSCNFISTNQELRTGEYIKSVNNEYYAILQNDSNLVVYRRGHGAVWATGTVDSSAVRLVLQSDGNLVMFDSDKRVVWQSDTTAEPPSSRMRLTITNQGSLLLDNDGDAIWSSACSAKDKTK